Genomic segment of Streptosporangium sp. NBC_01755:
TCGAGAAGATCATCGCCAAGGAGCGGCCCGACGCGCTGCTGCCCACCCTGGGCGGGCAGACCGCGCTGAACACCGCGATCTCCCTGTACGAGGCCGGCGTCCTGGAGCGCTACGAGGTCGAGCTGATCGGCGCCGACGTCGACGCCATCCAGTCGGGCGAGAATCGCGAGCTGTTCAAGGGCATCGTGGCCAAGGTCGCCGAGGAGCACGGCCTCAACGCCGAGTCGGCCCGCTCGTTCGTCTGCCACACCATGGACGAGTGCCTGGCCGCCGCGGGAGAGCTGGGCTACCCGCTGGTGGTGCGGCCCTCCTTCACCATGGGCGGGGTCGGCTCCGGCTTCGCGCACGACGAGGAGGGGCTGCGCCGCATCGCCGGAGCGGGCCTCGACGCCTCGCCGACCACCGAGGTGCTCCTTGAGGAGTCCATCCTCGGCTGGAAGGAGTACGAGCTGGAGGTCATGCGCGACCGGGCGGACAACGTGGTGATCGTCTGCTCGATCGAGAACATCGACCCGATGGGCGTGCACACCGGCGACAGCGTCACCGTGGCCCCCGCCCTGACCTTGACCGACCGCGAGTACCAGAACATGCGCGACGTGGCCATCGCGGTCATCCGCGAGGTCGGCGTCGACACCGGCGGCTGCAACATCCAGTTCGCCGTCGAGCCGCGCACCGGCCGCATGGTCGTCATCGAGATGAACCCCCGCGTCTCACGCTCCTCGGCGCTCGCCTCCAAGGCCACCGGCTTCCCGATCGCGAAGATCGCCGCGAAGCTCGCCATCGGCTACACGCTGGACGAGATCCCCAACGACATCACGAAGGAGACCCCGGCGTCGTTCGAGCCCTCGCTGGACTACATCGTGGTCAAGGTGCCCCGGTTCGCGTTCGAGAAGTTCTCCGGGGCCGACACGACCCTGACCACCCACATGAAGTCGGTCGGCGAGGCCATGGCGATCGGCCGGTCCTTCCCCGAGGCCCTGCAGAAGGCGCTGCGCTCGCTGGAGAAGAAGGGGGCCTCCTTCACCTGGGCCGGCGATCCCGGCGACAGGGACGAGCTCCTGGCCGCCTGCCGTACCCCGCACGACGGGCGCCTGTTCACCATGCAGCAGGCCATCCGCGCCGGGGCGGGCGCCGAGGAGCTGTTCGAGGCCACCAGTGTCGATCCGTGGTTCGTCGACCAGCTGATCGCGATCGACGAGATGGCCGCCGAGCTGCGCGAGGTGCCGCAGCTGACCGCCGAGGTGCTGACCAGGGTCAAGCGGTACGGCTTCAGCGACGCGCAGATCGCCGAGCTGCGCGGCATGACCGAGTCGCGGGTGCGCGACCTGCGCCACGCGCTCGGCGTCCGCCCGGTCTACAACACCGTCGACACCTGCGCCGCGGAGTTCGCCGCCCAGACCCCCTACCTGTACTCCACCTACGACGAGGAGACCGAGGTCCCCTACGGGGATCGCCCCAAGGTCCTCATCCTCGGTTCGGGGCCCAACAGGATCGGCCAGGGCATCGAGTTCGACTACGCGTGCGTGCACGCCTCCTTCGAGCTCTCCGCGGCCGGCTACGAGACCGTCATGGTCAACTGCAACCCCGAGACGGTCTCCACCGACTACGACACCTCCGACCGCCTCTACTTCGAGCCGCTCACCCTGGAGGACGTCCTGGAGGTCGTCCACGCCGAGCAGCAGACCGGCCCCGTCGCGGGCGTCATCGTCCAGCTCGGCGGCCAGACCCCGCTCGGCCTGGCCCAGGCGCTCAAGGACGCCGGCGTCCCGATCGTCGGCACCTCACCCGAGTCGATCCACCTCGCCGAGGAGCGCGGCGCGTTCGGCCGGGTCCTCGCCGAGGCGGGCCTGCCCGCTCCCAAGCACGGCGTCGCGGTGACCGAGGACGAGGCGCTGGCCATCGCCGCGGAGATCGGTTACCCGGTGCTGGTGCGCCCCTCCTACGTGCTGGGCGGCGCGGGCATGGCCATCGTCTACGACGACGAGACCCTGATCGCCTACATGGCCAAGGCGGGCGCGGCCAGCGATCACCCGGTGCTGGTGGACAAGTTCCTCGACGAGGCCGTGGAGATCGACGTCGACGCGCTCTTCGACGGCGAGGAGCTCTACCTCGGCGGCGTGATGGAGCACATCGAGGAGGCCGGCATCCACTCCGGCGACTCGGCGTGCTCGCTGCCGCCGATGACGCTGGGCGGCTACGACATCAAGCGCATCCGCGCCGCCACCGAGGCCATCGCCAGGGGGGTGGGCGTGCGCGGCCTGCTCAACGTGCAGTACGCCATGTCGGCCAACATCCTGTACGTGCTGGAGGCCAACCCCCGCGCCAGCCGTACCGTCCCGTTCGTCTCCAAGGCCACGGCGGTGCCGCTGGCCAAGGCGGCGGCCCGGGTGATGATGGGCGCCACGGTGGCCGAGCTACGCGCCGAGGGCCTGCTGCCCAGGAGCGGCGACGGCGGCACCATGCCGCTGGACGCGCCCATCGCGGTCAAGGAGGCCGTGCTGCCCTTCAACCGGTTCCGCGGCGTGGACATCGTGCTCAGCCCCGAGATGCGCTCCACCGGTGAGGTCATGGGCATCGACGAGTTCTTCGGCACCGCCTACGCCAAGTCGCAGGCCGCGGCCTACGGCTCGCTGCCCACCAAGGGACGGGCGTTCGTCTCGGTCGCCAACCGCGACAAACGCGCCATGATCTTCCCGGTCAAGGCCCTCGCCGACCTCGGCTTCGAGATCCTCGCCACCGAGGGCACCGCCGAAGTCCTGCGCCGCAACGGTGTCCGTGCCAAGATCGTGCGCAAGCACAGCGAGGGAGTCGGCCCCGCGGGCGAGCAGACCATCGTCCGGCGCATCCTGGACGGGGAGGTGGACCTCATCGTCAACACCCCCTTCGGGAGCCCCGGCCAGTCTGGACCCCGCCTGGACGGCTACGAGATCCGCACCGCCGCCGTGCTGCGCGCCATCCCGTGCATCACCACGGTCCAGGGCCTCGCCGCGGCGGTGCAGGGCATCCAGGCGATCGTCCGCGGTGACATCGGCGTACGGTCCCTGCAGGAGCACGCGAAGCGGTTGCGGAGCGGTTGAGGAGTGAGGCCGGCGCCCCAGCGGAGGTGAGGAAGACGCCTGTTACTCCGGTGCAGGTGACGGGCACGGTGCTGACGACGCGCCGCGTCGACGCCTACCATGCGCTCACCGTGGTGGCGCCCGGCATCGCCGAGCGCTTCCGGCCCGGCCACTTCGTCGGGGTGGCCGCGGGCGGGGCGCAGACGTCGATGCTGACGCGCCGTGCCTTCTTCGTCCACGACGTCAAGCCCGACTACGGCGGTACCGTCGAGTTCGTCTTCTCGGTGAGCGGGCCGGGCACGGCCTGGCTGGCCGACCGGCGCGCCCGCGACACCCTCGACCTGGTGGGCCCGCTCGGCCGCCCGTTCCCGCTGCCCAGAGACCCGGTGACCTGCGTCCTGGTCGGTGCCGAGCACGGCTCGGCGACGCTGTTCACCGTGGCCGACGCCCTGCAGCGGCGCGGCTGCCGTGTCGACTTCGTCCTCGGCGCGGCCTCGGCCGACCGGGTGTTCGGCGCCCTGCGCGCCAGGAGGATGGGGGAGACGACCACGCTGACCACCGAGGACGGCTCCCTGGGCATGCGCGGCCGGGTGACCGACGTGCTGCCCGGCGTGATCGCCGACGTGCGGGCCGACGCGGTCTACGCCTGCGGTCCGATGCCGATGCTGCACGGCGTCACCACGGTGGCCGTCGAGTTCGACATCCCCGTCCAGGTGGCGGTCGAGGAGCGGATGGCGTGCGGGATCGGCGTGTGCATGACGTGCGTGCTGCCGGTCATCGGGGACGACGGGGTGACCCGGATGGTGCGCTCGTGCGTCGAAGGACCGGTCTTCAGGGGCGAACGCGTCCGCTTCGACGACGTCGGGACGATCCCGTTCGACGCGCTGGGAGCGCCCGGTGGAGGAACGCGCAATGCCGGTTGACATGCGGACGTACCTGGGGCACGTGGAACTGGTCAACCCCGTCACCACGGCCGCCGGGTGCGCGGCGTCCGGCTCCGAACTCGCCCAGTTCTTCGACCTCGCCCGGATCGGCGCGTTGACCACCCGGTCGATCACGATGGCCCCTCGGGCGGGCCGACCGACCCCCAGGATGGCCGAGACGCCCTCGGGCATGCTCAACGCCGTCGGGCTTCAGGGGCCGGGGGTGGACGTCTTCCTGGAGCGCGAGCTGCCCTGGCTGGCCCAGCGGGGCGTGCGGACCGTGGTGTCCATCGGCGGCGGTACCGTGGCCGAGTACACCGCGCTGGCCCGCAGGCTCACCGACGCGCCCGGCGTCACCGCCGTGGAGGTCAACCTGTCGTGCCCCAACATCGAGGACCGGGGCCGGGTCTTCGCCCGCGACGGCGCGGCCTCCGCCGAGGTGATCGCCTCGGTGCGCTCGGTCATGCGCTACGACGTGCCCGTGGTGGCCAAGCTCTCCCCGGATGTCATGGACATCGTGAGCGTGGCCCGCGCGTGCGTGGACGGCGGTGCCGACGCCCTGTCGATGATCAACAATCCGCTCGGCATGAGCATCGACACCGAGGCCATGCGGCCCGTGCTCGCGGCGGTCACCGGCGGCCTGTCGGGACCCGCGGTCAGGCCACTGGCCGTACGCTGCGTGTGGCAGGTCCACGCGGCCCTGCCCAGCGTGCCCATCATCGGGATGGGCGGCGTGCTGACCGGCAGGGACGCCTTCGAGCTCATCCTCGCCGGAGCCTGCGTCGTCGCCGTGGGGACCGCGCTGTTCCACGATCCCTACGCCTGCCTGCGCATCCTCCGTGAACTGGAGGAGATCCTGGCGGCCCGGGGGTTCCACCGGCTGGCCGACGTGGTCGGGCTGGCACACCGCCCGCCGGGGGCGTCCACCCGGCACCGGATAGATCTTGAGGAGAGTTCCCTGTGACGCCCGCACCCATCGCCGTCGCCCTGGACGCGCCAGACCTCGAGACCGCGGCTCACTGGGCGAGCCTGGTCACCCCGCACGTCACCACGGTCAAGGTCGGGTTGGAACTCTACCTCCGCTACGGCCCCGACGTGATCGCCTCCGTCCGGGGCGCGAGCGGGGTGCGGGTCTTCCTCGACCTGAAGCTCCACGACATCCCCAACACCGTCGCGGGCGCCGCCAGGGCCGTGGCCCGGCTCAAGCCCGCCATCCTGACGGTCCACGCCACCGGCGGCCCCACGATGATCCGGGCGGCGGTGGAGGCCGTGCCCAACACCCAGATCGCGGCGGTGACGTTGCTCACGTCGCTCTCGGAGGCCGACCTGGAGCAGATGGGCGTCAGGGGCCCCTCCCAGGACGCCGTGCGCCGCCTGTCGGCCATGGCCGTCGCCGCGGGCGCCCAGGCCCTCGTCTGCTCGCCGCGCGAGGTGGCCGCGGTGCGCGCCGAGGTCGGGCCCGACATCACGCTCATCACCCCCGGCGTCCGTCCCGCCGGCGCCGAGAGTCAGGACCAGGCAAGGGTAGCGACTCCGGAGCAGGCTTTCGCCGACGGGGCGGATCTTCTCGTGATCGGCCGCCCGATCACCGGTTCCGCCGACCCCGGCGCGACGGCCGCGGGCATCGCCGCGGCCCTCCGGCGCACCTCCGCCGCCGCTGGACACGGCGCATGACACAACCCCGGAAAACTCGGCGTTGAGTGCAGTTTCGTCCACACAGAGCAACATTGTGATCACAGAAAGTCACGAAGTTGATTTTCTGGGGGGATAAAGTGGTCTTGACGTTGCTTGAAGCGCCATGACCAGCTAGTTTCCCTTCCCGTCCGAGTACATCGACAGGAAATTCGAGGTGACCCGGCGTGGCTCTTCCTCCCCTAACCCCTGAGCAGCGCGCCGCAGCCCTAGAGAAGGCTGCCAAGGCCCGCCGAGAGCGTGCCGAGGTTAAGAACCGCCTGAAGCACGGTGCGGTCTCTCTGACTGAGGTGCTCAAAGACGGGCAGGCCGACGACGTCATCGGCAAGATGAAGGTTTCGGCCCTTCTGGAGTCGCTCCCCGGCGTGGGCAAGGTTCGCGCCAAGCAGCTCATGGAGCGGCTTGGCATCGCAGAGTCCCGCCGCGTGCGGGGCCTGGGCACGAACCAGCGAGCTTCGCTCGAGCGTGAGTTCGGCGGGGCCGAGAGCTAATCTCGGTTCATACGACCACGTTCACCCCATATGGGGACAGCATCACGGGGGGTTTGGAGTGACCGGAACGTCGCGGTCCGACGAGAGTCGGACTCCGGAGGCAACCGCCGAGGGCGGAGCCGGTCGCTCCACATCCTTGGCCGGAGGTCCGAAGGGGGCGCGAGCCCTCGCCGGACTCCCGGCCGGTAGGCGCCTGACGGTCCTGTCCGGGCCGTCGGGCGTCGGCAAGTCCACGGTCGTCGCCGAGCTTCGGCGGGCACACCCCGAGGTGTGGCTGTCGGTCTCGGTGACCACCAGGAAGCCCCGTCCGGGGGAGACCCACGGGGTTGAGTACTTCTTCGCCGACGACGAGGAGTTCGACCGCCTCGCCGGCTCCGGCGAGCTGCTTGAGTGGGCCGAGTTCGCCGGAAACCGGTACGGGACGCCGCGCGGCCCGGTGCTCGAGAAACTCGCCGCCGGGGTGCCCACGCTGCTGGAGATCGACCTCCAGGGCGCCAGGCAGGTCCGTGCGACCATGCCCGAGGCCCTGCTGGTCTTCCTGGCCCCCCCGACCTGGGAGGAGCTGGAGAAGCGCCTGCGCGGCAGGGGGACCGAGCCCGAGGACGTCATCGCCCGCCGCCTGGCGGCCGGCCGGATCGAGATGGCGGCCGAGCGGGAGTTCGACCTGACGCTCGTCAACACGTCAGTCCAGGATGTATGCCATCGGCTGATAGCCTTGTTGGCTGATGCTCCCGAGGGTTCACGCCTCGGACGTTCACCTAGCTAGGGGAAATCACACGTGGCAACCAGCGCCGCCTACTCCGAAGGCATCACCAACCCGTCGATCGACGCCCTGCTCGACATCGTCGACAGCAAGTACAGTCTCGTGATCTTCGGCTCCAAGCGGGCGCGTCAGATCAACGCCTACTACTCTCAGCTCGGCGAGGGCCTGCTCGAGTACGTCGGCCCGCTCGTCGAGACCCACGCGCAGGAGAAGCCGCTCTCCATCGCGCTGCGCGAGGTCAGCGAGGGCCTGCTCACCTCCGAGCCGATCGAGGGCTGACCCACCTCGATGCCGACCGCAGGCGAGGCCGAGACCTCCGTGGTTCCCAGCAGGCCGAGAGTCGTCCTCGGTGTGAGCGCGGGCATCGCCGCCTACAAGGTGTGCGAGCTGTTGCGCCTGTTCACCGAGTCCGGCCACGACGTGCGCGTGGTCCCGACCAGGGAGGCGCTCCGCTTCGTCGGCGAGCCGACCTGGGCCGCGCTGTCCGGCAACCCGGTCACGACCGACGTCTGGGAGTCGGTGCACGAGGTGCCGCACGTCCGCATCGGACAGGGCGCCGACCTGGTGGTCGTCGCGCCGGCCACCGCCGACGTGCTCGCCAAGGCCGCCCACGGGCTGGCCGGCGACCTGCTGACCAACACGCTGCTCACCGCGCGCTGCCCGGTGGTGTTCGCCCCCGCGATGCACACCGAGATGTGGGAGCACCCCGCGACCCGCGCGAACGTGGCCACGCTCCGCGAACGCGGCTCGATCGTCGTTGATCCCGCGGTGGGCCGCCTGACCGGGGCCGATACGGGCCCCGGCCGCCTGCCGGACCCGAAGGAGATCTTCGAGGTCTGCCGCCGCGTCCTCTCCGGGCGCCCCGCCGACCTGGTGGGCCGTCGCCTGGTGATCTCCGCGGGGGGCACCCGCGAGGCCATCGACCCGGTCCGCTTCATCGGCAACCGTTCCTCGGGCCTGCAGGGTTACGCCCTGGCCCGCACGGCCGTCGCCCGGGGGGCCGAGGTCACCCTGGTGGCCGCCAACGTCGCCCTGCCCGACCCCGCGGGGGTCAGGGTGGTCCGGGTCACCTCGGCTCTGGAGCTGCGCGACGCCGTGCTGGAGGCAGTGGAGGGCGCCGACGCCGTGGTCATGGCCGCCGCCGTCGCCGACTTCCGGCCCTCGGCGCGGAGCGGGTCGAAGATCAAAAAGACCGCCGATGAGCCTGATGCCATCCATCTAGTGAAAAATCCCGACATTTTGGCGGAGCTGGGTGAGCGGCGCCGCGAAGGGCTCAAGCCGTACCCTCAGGTGATCGCGGGATTCGCGGCCGAGACCGACGACGTCCTCGCCAACGGGCGGGCCAAGCTCACCCGCAAGGGCTGTGATCTGCTCGTCGTCAACCAGGTCGGAGACGACCTCGCCTTCGGCACGCCCGACAACGCGGCGGTGGTCCTCCTCTCCGACGGGGAGCGGGTCGACATCCCGCGCGGCCCCAAGGAGGCGCTCGCCGAGGTGGTCTGGGACCTCGTCGCCGCGCGCCTGGCCTGACCACTTGCCGTAGGCCACCTCCCGGCGGATACTGCCTCCCAGATGCCCTGCCTCATCGCAGCCGAGAGGGGTGCGGATCATGCCGGTCGCCGCCGCTGTCAGGGCCCGATGCCGCGCGCTGCTTCCGCCGGGGGAGGAGATCCACTACGTCCTGCCGGCGCTGTCGGTGGGCACCCCGGGCATGGCGGCCTTCCTCATCGTGATCACCGATCGCACCATCTACCTGCTCTCCACCAAGTTCTTCGACCGCAACGCGCCGACCTCGGTGTACGCCACCCACACCCGGCGCACCCGGCTCGGCCCGCTGGAGTTCTCCGCGGGCGCGGCCATCGAGCTCGGCGGCATGGTGTTCGAGATCGAGGAGGAGTACGCCGCGGTGATCTCCGCCGCCGACGCCGAGGTCTTCGCCCCCGAGACGCTGCCGCCCGATCCGCTGCCCGACCTGTGAGCCTCGCTCCACGGCCGGCCGTGTTTCCCCGCGGCCGATTTCGGTGAACCCGCAGCTCTTCCACTACATGATCTGAACATTTAGGGTGACACGATCTGAGACGGTTTCGCGGCCCCGCATCAGGTGGGGCTAGAATTCGCCGGAGCGCTACTGGTGTCCTGCCGATGCCAGAGCCACAGACGCCAGCAGCCGCTGCATGAGGAGCCACTGACTTGTCCCGTCGCCTGTTCACCTCCGAGTCGGTCACAGAGGGCCACCCGGACAAGATCGCCGACCAGATCAGTGACGCGATTCTCGACGCCATGCTCAAGGGTGACCCCAAGAGCCGCGTCGCGGTCGAGACGCTGATCACCACCGGTCAGGTCCACGTCGCCGGAGAGGTGACGACGGAGACCTACGTCGACATTCCCGGTCTCATCCGGGAGAAGATCCTCGAGATCGGTTACGACGCCTCGCACAAGGGCTTCGACGGTGCCTCCTGTGGCGTGTCGGTGTCCATCGGCGCGCAGTCGCCCGACATCGCCCAGGGCGTCGACGACGCCTACGAGAACCGCGAGGGCGAGGCGGGCGACGAGTTCGACCGCCAGGGCGCCGGTGACCAGGGCCTGATGTTCGGCTACGCCTGCCGCGAGACCCCCGAGCTGATGCCGCTGCCGATCCAGCTGGCGCACCGCCTGGCCGAGCGCCTGTCGCAGGTCCGCAAGGACGGCACGGTGCCCTACCTGCGTCCCGACGGCAAGACCCAGGTCACCGTCGAGTACGACGGCGACAGGCCGGTCCGGCTCGACACGGTGGTCGTCTCCACCCAGCACGCGGCCGAGATCGACCTCAAGGAGATGCTCGCTCCCGACATCAAGGAGCACGTGGTCGACCCGGTCCTGGCCGGCCTGGAGATCGAGACCGAGGGCTACCGCCTCCTGGTCAACCCGACCGGTCGCTTCGAGATCGGCGGCCCCATGGGCGACGCCGGCCTGACCGGCCGCAAGATCATCGTCGACACCTACGGCGGCATGGCCCGCCACGGCGGCGGCGCCTTCTCCGGCAAGGACCCGTCCAAGGTCGACCGCTCGGCCGCCTACGCCATGCGCTGGGTCGCGAAGAACATCGTGGCCGCCGGTCTGGCGGACCGCGCCGAGGTCCAGGTCGCCTACGCCATCGGCAAGGCGCACCCGGTCGGCGTCTTCGTCGAGACCTTCGGCACCGAGAAGATCGAGGTCAGCAAGATCCAGGAAGCCGTGGTCAAGGTCTTCGACCTGCGCCCGGCCGCGATCATCCGCGACCTCGACCTGCTCCGCCCGATCTACTCGGGCACCTCCGCCTACGGTCACTTCGGCCGCGAGGGCTTCTCCTGGGAGTCCACCGACCGCGCCGACTCCCTGCGCGTCGCCGCCGGTCTCTGACGGCCAGCACGTTTCAAGACGGCCCCTGTGAGAACTCTTCACGGGGGCCGTCGCATGTCCGGACCCGCCGGTACCCGGTTGCCCTGTGCACTGGGGGATGATCTCAGGGTGTGCGCCGATCCCGTGTTGCCCTGTGCACTGGGGGATGATCTCAGGGTGTGCGCCGATCCCGTGTTGCCCTGTGCACTGGGGGATGATCTCAGGGTGTGCGCCGATCCCGTCAGAATTCCGTGCGTCCTGCCCCCGGCCCGGATCCTTCTGTCGCGCGCTCGGGAACAGTGGCAAGTGAGATCGCTTTGTGACTCGGCCGCGTCCGCGCAGGTGGTGTACGAGTGTTTGAGATCGGTACCCGCGTCGCGCCTGGCTGATCGCCGTTGAAAAGCGCGGCGTAGTACGTGGGGAAAAGCGCGGCGGGGGTGGTGGAGTGGTTGGGGGCCGCTCACCGGTGTCGCGTTGTGCGGGGTGGAAGGTCAAAAGCGCGGCGGGGGTGGTGGAGTGGTTGGGGGCCGCTCACCGGTAGCGCATCGTGCGGGGTGGTGGCGGGCGTTGGCCGGGTGTGGGTGACCGGGGGCGGGCCGGTGGAGCTCCGGGAGGGGGCAAAGCGGGTCATGGCGGGCGTGGAGGCGGGGCCGTGGTGGTGACGATCGGGGATTTTCCATGATCTGGGTGAGTTGGCACGCTGGGGGCGTGCGGATTCACCCAGATCAAGAAAGGCGCCACTCCCACCCCCTCGGGTGGGCCGCTTTTCGTGGTGGAAGGCCCGATTCGTCCCCGCACCCGGCCGGGGGCGACCCGTGACCGGACATCCCGCGGACCTTCGTACCCCGCACGGCGAGAGCCCCGCGCGAGGCGGCGGCGAGGAGCGGCCCCGAACCCTTCCACACCGCGGCGGACCCGTACCGATGGGCGGTCTGGGGCCACTCCACCACCCTCGGCGCGCTTTTGACCTTCGACCCCGCACGACGCGACACCGACGAGCGGCCCTGAACCACTCCACCACCCTCGCCGCGCTTTTCCCCACGGACGACGCCGCGCTTTTCCACTGTGACCGGCTTACCGGATTCGGATGCTCGTACACCACATCCGTGGACGCGACCTGTGGCTCTGATCACTATCCTCAAGGCATGAGGAAACTCCTCCTCCGAATCGATGACGATCTGCATCGGCGCATAATCCGAAGGGCCGGTCGCACCGGCCGTTCCGTCAACGCCACCGCCGTGGAGATCCTCGCTCGCGGTCTGTCCGATGAGGCGCGAGATGCCCGGGCGGAGCTTCGCGCACGTGCGCACCGGCTCGGCGTGCTCGCCGACCCTTCTCCCGCTTCCCCGGTGACCGAAGCCCACCGTGAGCGTGCACTTGCTGCCACCAGGGGAATCGGCCCTGTACTCGGCGACCTCTGGGCCGAGGGCCGCTGACCATCATGGCCGTCTACGCCGTGGGCGTTCGGAGGGGGGCCGAGGCTTTTCCGGTGCTGAACTGGGCCCAGACGGCGTGGCCGTGGGACTGGGTGCCTCGGCAGCCGACCTGGGAGGCCAGGGCGGTGACCAGGGGGAGTCCCCGGCCGCCCTCGCCGAGGAGGGCGGGATGGACGATGGCGGGGACGGAGCCCCGGCCGGAGTCGTAGACCGTCACCCGGGTGGCCTCGGGCCTGCGGACGACCTCGACGACGAACGTGCCGCACGGCCATCCGCTGGCGGTGTGGCGGACGGCGTTGGCGGCGAGCTCGGCGACGATCTGCTCCGCGTCCCGCTGAAAGGACGAGTCCGCCAGCAGGAACCTGACGAAGCGCCGGGCCTCGGGAACCTGGGCGGGCCGGCCGGGGAAGGTCCGTCGCCAGGTCATGCCGCCGGGGCGGAGCCGTACCATGGCGTCGATCAACTCCGGGGCCACGCCGTCGTGGGTAGCGGTCATGCGTGCTCTCCTGGTCTCCTGGTCGGCGGGAAATCGTCAGCAGAACAGTGGCCCGGCCCTCCCGCGCGGTAGCCCTCCGGGATACCGCCGGCGAGATACTCCGCGCACAGTGCCGTTGAACTGCGAGAACATCGCGCTCGACGGTCGAGGATCCCCACTTCCCCGCCCGGCTGTCATTCTCCGTGACCAGAGGCATACGATCCGTGTGTGTTCGGGGAAGGGAGTGCGGATGCCCGGAGAGGGATACCGGATCCTGCTGGGGTGCAGGCGGCGTAGTGAGGCGCTGCGGGCCTGCTGCCTCACGTTCGACCAGATCGCCGGGGTGTTCGCCCTCGATCACCAGGTCAGCCCGCTGCGGCTGTACCGCTACGCCCACGGTCGTACGGCGGGCGACGTGGTGGCGGCCTACAACGACCTCGATCCGGCGGGCACCGCCACCCTGCGGGCGGCGCGCTTCTACGACTACGAGGCCTGGCCGCAGGCCGGGCGGCGTCCCGGCGCCGGGGCGGTCACCATCTTCGCCCGCGTCTACCAGACCACCGCCCGACGCCTGGTCACCGACGAGGTCTACGCCTCATACGGGGTACGGGACCGGGACCTGATCGACCAGGTAGATCACCGTCACCTCGATGCGCACTACTGCCGCCAGGTGT
This window contains:
- the metK gene encoding methionine adenosyltransferase, translating into MSRRLFTSESVTEGHPDKIADQISDAILDAMLKGDPKSRVAVETLITTGQVHVAGEVTTETYVDIPGLIREKILEIGYDASHKGFDGASCGVSVSIGAQSPDIAQGVDDAYENREGEAGDEFDRQGAGDQGLMFGYACRETPELMPLPIQLAHRLAERLSQVRKDGTVPYLRPDGKTQVTVEYDGDRPVRLDTVVVSTQHAAEIDLKEMLAPDIKEHVVDPVLAGLEIETEGYRLLVNPTGRFEIGGPMGDAGLTGRKIIVDTYGGMARHGGGAFSGKDPSKVDRSAAYAMRWVAKNIVAAGLADRAEVQVAYAIGKAHPVGVFVETFGTEKIEVSKIQEAVVKVFDLRPAAIIRDLDLLRPIYSGTSAYGHFGREGFSWESTDRADSLRVAAGL
- the coaBC gene encoding bifunctional phosphopantothenoylcysteine decarboxylase/phosphopantothenate--cysteine ligase CoaBC, coding for MPTAGEAETSVVPSRPRVVLGVSAGIAAYKVCELLRLFTESGHDVRVVPTREALRFVGEPTWAALSGNPVTTDVWESVHEVPHVRIGQGADLVVVAPATADVLAKAAHGLAGDLLTNTLLTARCPVVFAPAMHTEMWEHPATRANVATLRERGSIVVDPAVGRLTGADTGPGRLPDPKEIFEVCRRVLSGRPADLVGRRLVISAGGTREAIDPVRFIGNRSSGLQGYALARTAVARGAEVTLVAANVALPDPAGVRVVRVTSALELRDAVLEAVEGADAVVMAAAVADFRPSARSGSKIKKTADEPDAIHLVKNPDILAELGERRREGLKPYPQVIAGFAAETDDVLANGRAKLTRKGCDLLVVNQVGDDLAFGTPDNAAVVLLSDGERVDIPRGPKEALAEVVWDLVAARLA
- a CDS encoding ATP-binding protein, coding for MTATHDGVAPELIDAMVRLRPGGMTWRRTFPGRPAQVPEARRFVRFLLADSSFQRDAEQIVAELAANAVRHTASGWPCGTFVVEVVRRPEATRVTVYDSGRGSVPAIVHPALLGEGGRGLPLVTALASQVGCRGTQSHGHAVWAQFSTGKASAPLRTPTA